The following proteins come from a genomic window of Deltaproteobacteria bacterium:
- the cmr1 gene encoding type III-B CRISPR module RAMP protein Cmr1, giving the protein MDIRIRTLTPLWTGGASQTCDRLHETGLIGSLRWWYEVLVRGLGGKACDPTAKEVRCPQDSRKKPTDPGHHCVVCELFGCTGWTRKFRLMVLDDQRQVIQDQIDANQTFILCFIPLRPVRDEEWCLLDATLRLIAEYGALGGRTVFKPSEEWGIADLGELDLEDRTDHGVTVRRRRRGLPLQQGDIIKSVNGEDVRNVEGLRKVCASLPHGAPTIVQILRGNQSQQKEVWAGKRHHQDLGLIQYISSQDGWRYKKSLADLKVYVGNPQWRKNVDDSAFAWASLQNFWCVKGRYLERKDPNTSSFNFVIGRPEPKSRSSRDDSWLAGRRPNQRRGPESKKVFSFKEPEEARRTFGFARRDEEFSRILEKIQVLRDGNGNKRQSDLVWQSGDPEREFLKGEQILERLFQQEGGA; this is encoded by the coding sequence ATGGACATAAGAATAAGGACATTGACTCCGCTCTGGACCGGCGGGGCGAGCCAAACGTGCGACCGCCTGCACGAGACCGGTCTCATCGGTTCGCTGCGCTGGTGGTACGAGGTGCTGGTGCGGGGTCTGGGCGGCAAGGCCTGCGATCCGACCGCCAAAGAAGTCCGCTGTCCACAGGATTCACGAAAAAAGCCCACAGACCCAGGCCACCACTGCGTCGTGTGCGAACTCTTCGGCTGCACTGGGTGGACGCGCAAGTTCCGGTTGATGGTTTTGGACGACCAGCGTCAGGTCATTCAGGACCAGATAGATGCCAACCAGACATTTATTTTGTGCTTCATCCCCCTGCGCCCGGTTCGGGACGAGGAATGGTGCCTGCTGGATGCCACCCTGCGCTTGATCGCCGAGTACGGCGCCCTCGGTGGGAGGACCGTCTTCAAGCCGTCGGAGGAGTGGGGTATTGCCGATTTGGGTGAATTAGACCTGGAGGACAGAACAGACCATGGAGTGACGGTTAGACGAAGGAGAAGAGGGCTACCGTTGCAGCAGGGAGACATTATTAAAAGCGTCAATGGCGAGGATGTAAGGAATGTTGAGGGACTTAGAAAAGTATGCGCTTCTTTGCCTCATGGCGCGCCTACAATCGTTCAAATCTTGCGAGGCAATCAGTCTCAACAAAAGGAAGTATGGGCAGGGAAACGGCACCATCAGGACTTAGGGCTGATCCAATACATATCATCCCAAGATGGCTGGCGCTACAAAAAAAGTCTCGCTGACCTTAAGGTATATGTGGGCAATCCTCAATGGCGTAAAAATGTTGATGACAGCGCCTTTGCCTGGGCATCCCTTCAAAACTTCTGGTGCGTGAAGGGACGGTATTTGGAAAGAAAAGATCCAAACACCAGTTCTTTTAACTTTGTTATCGGCCGTCCAGAGCCTAAGAGCCGATCTTCTCGAGACGATTCTTGGCTTGCCGGAAGACGGCCTAATCAGCGACGAGGTCCCGAGAGCAAGAAGGTTTTCAGTTTCAAGGAGCCTGAAGAAGCCCGCCGAACCTTCGGATTTGCACGGCGTGATGAAGAATTTTCGCGAATTTTGGAAAAGATACAGGTTCTGAGAGATGGTAACGGAAATAAAAGGCAATCAGATCTAGTGTGGCAGAGCGGCGACCCAGAGAGAGAATTTCTAAAAGGTGAGCAAATCCTGGAACGACTGTTCCAACAGGAGGGAGGCGCATGA